The DNA sequence AACCTGCACTGGCTCTGAACTGAGCCTCTTGATGGCAAATGAGACATTGGACCTCtgaggcctgatccctcccaagtACTCTGGAGAACCCAAACTGTTAAACATTTTCATTGACAATCTCTCTAACATTGTTATGTGACTTCCCTCATCCGTTCTTGATGGCTTGGCATTGACATTAGGACTCGATTCTGATTCTGTGTCAGGATGTGCTGGTGCCTTTACTGCTCCCTGCATACCGCCGGCCTGTGAGCCTGTGAGCCTGTGTCCCGCATCCTTGTGCAATTTTTCTCGCTCCTCACTCACCGGCTGTAATCTCTCTTGGCTTTGCACTTTGCATTAAAAAATCAGATAAACTTATTAAAGTTATATGtaaagggggggagggaaataGTGGCCTTGGCTATGACTTGAGATTTGAAACAGTGCTGAACACACAAGCCCACCAGTGACTGAGTGCCTTGAACACTTTGCTGATCTCTGTGTGCCTGGTGCCCAGTAGGCATTCAACACGTGTTTGGAGAGCTGTGGTGATGGGGTATTGTTTTTGGACCATACAGACAAGCTCTTCACCTTTCAGGGAGCAATTGGCAACCTTACCAGATGGTGACTGAGGAAAATAGCATCTATTGTAATTTTCCATCAGCTGGGATCCAGTGTTGGGGAAGGAACTAAGAGGAAATAATTTTGCTaccttttctgtctcttcctaATTGATTTGACTGTAGGAAGTGTACCTGCCCATTCTGGTTGCTTCTCGTTTTCTCAGGAGGAGAGTTGTTTTTAACAATGCAAGCAGCAGACACTAGGCATTAAGACAGGAGGTCACTACAAGGGGTCAGGGATGGTTGTTTTTGGCTGGGAGAAGACAGACAGCTGTCTTTGTTCAGAGTCTGGCCCTAGTCTTAAGGGCCCAGAAAGCTCTTTTTTGGCACCCAAGCATGTCTCCACTGCATGTCTCTTGAGGATCTCTTGTGAGTCTGTGCAAGAACTTGAACTGTCAGAGCCACTAGGCACTGGGGCCTTTGCTAGTAAGTTCTCTCCCAGGCAGGCAAGCTCTGTGGGAAGCCACATAATAATGAGAATGccagtttattaatttataatgaaaacCAGAACCACCAAGGGGACCAGACACTCAGGTCCCTGTGCCTGCACCTGTAGTCCACTTAGGCAGTCCTCCCAGCCAAATTCCCAGAAGATTGCTTGGTGAGGAGCAAGGCAGAACAAGGGGAGCTGGTTTGTGACGTTGATGTTTAATGGCATCTGGTCAGGCCAGCCCCGTGCCTCTCCAGAAGGTCTGTTGGGACCAGTAGGGAggtgggaagccagggtccctccctcctgcaccctgccAGCACTCCTTTTTGTGCTTCCTTAAGTGGCTAGCCTCTCTACCTCACACCCttaactgtgtatgtgtgtgtgtgtgagagagagagaatatacataatataaaatttaccattttaaccatttgtaagtgtacagtgcggtggcattaagtacattcacattgctgtgtACCCCCTtaactttttattcattaatagATTAATACAGTTAACAGGGTATTTGGCCCTGTAAGCCATATTATCTTTTTACATGCATTTCACACATCTGTGTTCCAATTACCAGCATGTTGATCTTAAAATTTAACCCACAAGGACAGTCTTGGTTCCTTATTTCTAAGTTCTGGCAGGCTTGTGGTCCAGTGTGCTCATTGAAAGGCCCACATAAAGGAGAAACGGGAGTCTCCATGAAGCTCAGTGTTACGCTGCCTTGTTTTGTTTCACTGGATATCTTGAAGGGAGGGGTACTTTCTCACTGTGGTTTATTTGTCTCCTTGTAGAGAACACTAGTGATGGTCTGGCCACCGGCAGGAATGGAGCAGATTCCTCAATCCCAAGTGGTAGGTTTTTAATAGACCCAGGATGGAATGAGAGCCATCCAGATGGGGAACTACGAAAGGACATTTGGAATCGGGCTTGTACATGAGCTTCCATCTGGTTCTGTTTACTCAGCATTGGCTCTGCCTGGGCTGCCACCTTCTGGCTCCTTAATGGAAAGGAGGGCCAGGGGAGTCTGCAGTGCTTCTGAgctggcctcagcttcctcctgggGGTCAGGGAATTGTGATCACTGCCCATGTGACTCAGGCCACTTCCCTCTCTCTAGGCTGGCCTCCGCTTTCTCACCGCCCACCCCGCCTCTCCTGCCTGTTCTGTCTCCTCTGCTCCCTGTGCTCAGAGTACTGTCCTCTGCCACATGCCTCCATTCCCACTACAGTTCTTGATCTTGAGCTTTGTGTTAGCTTGCTTTGTACTGCTGATAGAGTTACCCAGTTCCTCCTGTATGCTTAAAGGGCTCTGCATCAGAAGCCTGGGGTGAGCGATACAGATGCATTAGCAAGTTCAGCCTAGCTTTCCCAAAGGCCAGTCCCTAGGTGATGGGTCCTGCTAGGCAAGTCCTATTGTGGAGGGAGGAAGTCCGCTCCCACCCAGTTGGAGGGCAACCCCCTCTGACTGTGACACCAGCACTTATGTGAGAGTGTTTATTCTGTGACTTGCAGAATGCTGAAAGTTAGGCTAGAGCCAGTTTCCAGTTTTGCTAGGCCAAGAATCCTGTGACCATCCTGGCCATCACTTTGCCTGGGCTCACTGTTTATTCCCAGTCTAAACTCTCCAAGGTCATCCAGACCCTGGGGCACTGGCATAATAACTGGTGTCAGTCCTGTTTCAGAAGAAAATTTCCCTAGGAGAGTAAGAGAGGGACCTCCTTGCTGTGTAGAGAGTGAACACAACCAGCTTCCTCATTGCCGTGTAGAAAGTGAACAAGACCACCTTCCTCATCACCCCAGAAATTGTGATTGGGATTAGTTTCCATAGCATCCCCTGGAGTGGCAGGCGGGCCTCCCCATTTAGCATTCATTTGATATGTGCTATGGAATCCATTGGAACCGGAGGTAATGATGCAAAGCTGCCCACATAGGGTGCCAATGTCCACACTCCCTCAGTGGGCCCTTTTAGACTCAGCCCCAGCCACACCACATGTCCTGTGTCCATCCCAGCCTCCCTGACACAGATGTTTGTGTTTTAGTTCCCAGAAGACAGAATTTTGATGACCCCTCTGGCGATACTTTCAACTACGAAGgtataacagtttttaaaattcatttttttattttagatggtAGAaagtataacttttaaaaaatacttttatatggGCAAGATGTATTTTCTTTAGTTAGTTGGAATTGAGACACATTGGAGGATCTCCACTAAGGAAATTGTAGCGTGGGGCTTCATGGCCTTTCCCAGGTGGTGTCGAATGCACAAGGAtgcccagggtggcaggcagcagGGCATGCACAGCGTGCTGCAGGAAACTGAGCTCCAGAGAGGCAGTCCAGCGTGCAGGCCCAGCCTTAGGGTCCCTAACGGTGAAAATAAGGGGCCTAGGACAGATCTCTTAGAGATCAAGTTAATACATGGAAAgtacccagaacagtgcctggcatagaggaATCTCCATAATAACATAGTCTGACTGTAAAGAGAAAGATACTAGAAATGTGGAGGAGGGTGTCGAATGGGCCAAACTGGCCATGTCTGTAGTTTACCAGTTTCTGTAGCAGAGAGACAGTTCTCCCTTGGCTGGAAACTGTGTGACTGCCCTGGAACACTCTagctccatctcccttccctgggCCCTGCTCATTTGTGCTCCTCGGCTCTCCCGCTCCCAGAATACTGCACTGCCAAGGCGGTCACCGGGCCTTGCCGCGCATCCTTTCCACGCTGGTATTTTGATACCGAGAAGAACTCCTGTGATAACTTTATCTATGGAGGATGCTGGGGCAATAAAAACAACTATCTCTCCAAGGAGGCATGCATGAGCCGCTGCGTAGGTGAGTGTGTCTGATCCTGGATCCAAGAAGCAATGGTGGGTGGATGGCCCTCCCAGAGTCATCCCCCATCCCTAAACCACGCCTTCGGAAGGCTGTCACCTGGCCTCCATCCTTCTCTGGCTCCCTAGTCGGGAACAGGTGGGCTTTGGCCCTGGCTGTTGAGCAGACATGTCCTAGGTCCCCACCAAGGTGACAAGGTCTTAAAGACCTCAGAAGAGCTGGAAGAGGAAGTATCTCAGAACGATTCTGCCGTGAAGTCCCAGGGCCGAGGGGGTCTTCAGGTGGTGACAGCTCTGGGGGAAGAGGACTGAGCTGACCTCAAGGTTGTGTGTTCTCTTGCAGGCAAGCAGCTGTATCCTGTCCTGCCCCGTAGCACTAAAGGTAAGTGGCCTCCtacccctcccacctgcctgcctgcctaagcTCAGCTGTGTTTTGCAGGCTCATGTTGTCTTGGACACATCATTCTTCACCATAAACATCTTTAGGTAGAAAGTCGTGTTTCTGCACGAGAATAGCCAGGCAGCTTGGGGAACGTGTGGTTGATGTTTGTCCGACCGCAGAGTGTTCATAGCGGGGGCTGGGAGTGAGGCAGCTGGTGGTGACTGGAGCGGCGAGTCCTGCTGTTAGGCATGTGGGGATCTGCTGCACACAGGCCTGAGTCTCACTCCAGGTTCGGAGGGAACTTTGCTTCGTGGGGTGGACAGAGTTGGTCATGGGTGACAGGAAGGAAGTTGGAAACCTTGCTGTGTGCGAGGCACAGCCAGTGCTGCTGTCCCCAAGCAGCGTGGTCTGTGGTCTGATAAGGAGGCGGGGCCTCTCGCTTCTGTTTCTGATTCTGAGCCTGTCATGGAGGATAGTGTTTGCACAAAGGACCTGCCATACTGGTTTGGCTTCTTTCCACCTGTTGCCCTGGTAAGGAGCCCCAACCTGGCCTGATGCCTGCTCTATTTTAGAGGAGGGGTGAAATGAACTGGTTTGCCAGGCCTAGGCTGAATGCAGCCCAGCCCACATCTGGAGTGCTGGTGGGGTAAAGATGGAGAGGGACTCGCCCCTTTCTGATTCTGTAGCCAAGTGGGGAAAGGGAACCAGGTAGCAGCCACAGGAGCCACATTTCTTTAGTGGAACCCCACCTGGAAAGAAAGCATCTTCACCGACCAGAAGGGTGACAATGTTAAATTTCCTAGGGCCATTAGGAGCAGTAGGGTCCCCTCCTGGCAGTGCTCCAAATACACCCTTGCCTCCACCTTTACCTCATTCCACaggcagcctcccagccacctgcAGCCCACCTTTCTCTGTGGCTGGTCAGGGGTGGTATGTGAACACATAGCCTGGGGTTTTATGTTTCCATACACCCCAGAGATGTATGCTCTTTACATCCTGGTGTGCAAGGGCTTAGGACTCCTATACAGTTTGCTCCTGAGCAGTGGAGGGAAATAGAGAGTTGAAGTGAAGCGTTTATtcaaaaagaaggaacacagttGCTCTGTTTGTGTGAATATAGCATGGCACCTCCTTTTCAGGAACCAGCTTCTTAGGACTGTAGGGACTCTCCTTGATGACCTCCCTGGTGGGCCATGTCAGTTCTCCAGACTCTCCTAGGTTGGGTGGAGGGATGAAAGGCACAAGGGATGCTGGTCCTTACCGTCAGCCCCTAGGGCACCTGTGTCCTTCCTAAGCTCTGTGCTGCCCCACACTGGCTGTGGCCCTCCTCGTCCCCCTGGTTCTGAGGCCTCTCTCATCCTCAGTGGTGGTCCTGGCGGGGCTGTTCGTGATGGTCCTCATCATCCTGCTGGGAGCCTCCGTGGTCTGCCTGATCAGAGTGGCGCGGAGGAGCCAGGAGCGCACCCTCCGCACTGTCTGGAGCTCCGGGGACGATAAGGAGCATCTGGTGAAGAACACATATGTGCTGTGAACACCCTGTCACCAAGAGGCACTTCTCTTCAGGATTCAGGACCCCCTGCCGATGAAGAgaacctggggtgggggcacaAGTGCAGAAAGTGTGTGTGCGTTTTAAAATAGAGTGACTGATTTGTATTTTGTGATCATCAGGGCTTTGGTCTGCTTGTTACTTCAGAAGTTAAGAGGGCTTCCTGGTCCTCTGGGCAGGTTTGCTTTGTTCACATTTGGGTGGCTTGGCCCCAGACCAGTCAGTTCCTCTTTGATTTCTTTACTCCATGTATAGTTTTCTTTGTCTGTGTTGAAGCCTTTTGCCTCCTTCCCCATCATAGAAATTTCCTTTGTTTGATTTgtggggtatttttttaaagtaaacagaataaaagttttttttattagaattctGAAAGGAAGAGAGTAAAATGTACCAGTTCAATAAAAAGGGTCTCcccttttaaaatagatttcagcatgtgttttatttctttatgggAATGCTAATTTAAACTCGACCAAAATTATCACAGGACACTAC is a window from the Eptesicus fuscus isolate TK198812 chromosome 21, DD_ASM_mEF_20220401, whole genome shotgun sequence genome containing:
- the SPINT2 gene encoding kunitz-type protease inhibitor 2 isoform X4, whose protein sequence is MAQLCGPRRCPALLALLVSLLLFGVEAADGERDVHDFCQVPKVVGKCRASMNRWWYNATGGSCQQFVYGGCGGNDNNYLTKEACLEKCADVTEYCTAKAVTGPCRASFPRWYFDTEKNSCDNFIYGGCWGNKNNYLSKEACMSRCVGKQLYPVLPRSTKVVVLAGLFVMVLIILLGASVVCLIRVARRSQERTLRTVWSSGDDKEHLVKNTYVL
- the SPINT2 gene encoding kunitz-type protease inhibitor 2 isoform X2, coding for MAQLCGPRRCPALLALLVSLLLFGVEAADGERDVHDFCQVPKVVGKCRASMNRWWYNATGGSCQQFVYGGCGGNDNNYLTKEACLEKCADVTVPRRQNFDDPSGDTFNYEEYCTAKAVTGPCRASFPRWYFDTEKNSCDNFIYGGCWGNKNNYLSKEACMSRCVGKQLYPVLPRSTKVVVLAGLFVMVLIILLGASVVCLIRVARRSQERTLRTVWSSGDDKEHLVKNTYVL
- the SPINT2 gene encoding kunitz-type protease inhibitor 2 isoform X1, with amino-acid sequence MAQLCGPRRCPALLALLVSLLLFGVEAADGERDVHDFCQVPKVVGKCRASMNRWWYNATGGSCQQFVYGGCGGNDNNYLTKEACLEKCADVTENTSDGLATGRNGADSSIPSVPRRQNFDDPSGDTFNYEEYCTAKAVTGPCRASFPRWYFDTEKNSCDNFIYGGCWGNKNNYLSKEACMSRCVGKQLYPVLPRSTKVVVLAGLFVMVLIILLGASVVCLIRVARRSQERTLRTVWSSGDDKEHLVKNTYVL
- the SPINT2 gene encoding kunitz-type protease inhibitor 2 isoform X3, with the protein product MSQDFCQVPKVVGKCRASMNRWWYNATGGSCQQFVYGGCGGNDNNYLTKEACLEKCADVTENTSDGLATGRNGADSSIPSVPRRQNFDDPSGDTFNYEEYCTAKAVTGPCRASFPRWYFDTEKNSCDNFIYGGCWGNKNNYLSKEACMSRCVGKQLYPVLPRSTKVVVLAGLFVMVLIILLGASVVCLIRVARRSQERTLRTVWSSGDDKEHLVKNTYVL